Genomic window (Sulfurovum sp. NBC37-1):
GACTGGGACGACATGCTCAAGGCGGCGGATAATTCTGCAAACTTCTTCATCCAGATCTGCGGTGGTCCTGACTACTTTACCCAGCATAAAGGCGCACCTCAGATGAGAAAAAAGCATACTCCTTTTACCATTATCCCCGAAAGCCGTCTAGACTGGCTTGCATGTTTCAGAGAAGCACTGCAATTAATCATCGAGGAGAAGCAGAGCAGTGAAGCGCATATCCAGAGTTTCTGGAATTACCTGAACTCATTTTCGATCTGGATGATCAATGCAAGATAACAGTTTTTAATCGAAACGTTTGACCTTTCGGTGACAATAGGGCTTTGAACCTTTGCGTTCGTAATAATCCTGGTGATATGCTTCGGCTTTGTAAAACGGTTTTTTATCAAGCACTCTGGTAGCCACATCATAGCCTTTGTTCTTCAGGATCTTTATCAGTCTGTTCACCGTTTGCCGCTCTTCGCCATTACTGACAAAAATGGCAGAGAGGTACTGTGAACCGATATCGGGCCCCTGTCCATTTTTCTGGGTGGGATCGTGGATCTCGAAAAAGGTCTTTGCCAGCGTTTCATAACTGACCTGAGAGGGATCGTAAAGCACTTCCACGGTCTCGATATGTCCCGTCGGAGTGTAGGAGACCTGCTCATAGCTCGGGTTCTTGACTTTTCCG
Coding sequences:
- a CDS encoding globin, with the translated sequence MLFSASTLDFSVLPYEEGVTRPVTKPDPGFLADIGEEGMRELFVRFYTCLHESPIKDLFPEDWDDMLKAADNSANFFIQICGGPDYFTQHKGAPQMRKKHTPFTIIPESRLDWLACFREALQLIIEEKQSSEAHIQSFWNYLNSFSIWMINAR